A window of Malania oleifera isolate guangnan ecotype guangnan chromosome 2, ASM2987363v1, whole genome shotgun sequence genomic DNA:
GCATGTGCGGATGTGCCTGCACATGCTTGTGTGTACATACGGTTTGTGCCAGTTGGCTAGTGTCTGTACTTTGCAGCAAAATAACCTCCACTCTGCTGCTTGTCGATTCTCCAACCTCTGCAGTATGCTTGTTGTCAATTCCGGGATCCCATAAgattagtattttattttgaaattctgTTAACAAGCTAGGCAAGTTTTATACACACCAATGCACGCAAACATgcctttcatttttatttttgcatCCTTCGCGGCTTCGCCAATAGAATTATGTGGAGTTAATGTTTCTTATCTCATTTCTCAATTACAATTTACAGGAAATTGAAAAATCATCAGGTTCTGTGATGAATTTGGCAACAGCAAATATAAAGGCAATGCTCATTGAGCAATACAAGTGCTCACAGTATGCAACTAGATCAAAAGAAAGGATTCAAGAAATTTTAACCATTGTAAGCCGTTCTGCTAACTTGGGCTTTACAGGTTTATCTTAGTGTCTAAActttcttttttttgttctttatttCACCGGCAAACTAACTTGGGTTTTGGAGATAAAAGTATTCCACAAAACACACAATATTACATTGAAGCATGTCAAATTGCATATTGAAGAATTTCGTTGATCTAAACATATCTTCTCATAACTAGAAAAAGTTCTCTAAGTCATTCAGCTTCTCAATCCAAATGTGCATCGTTCAAGATGGTAAGACACCCATCCTAAAGGTGTCACCTATGAGAACAGAATCTCTCTATAGCATTGCCTAACATGAATCCAATGAGTTGTTTCATGCACTGCAGGATGGGCTTGTGACAGAAACAAAAGCTGGCAGCCAAGCAAGATGGTGGAAGCAACTTCTGACATTAACACGGAGATCTTTCGTGAATATGCATAGGGATTTGGGATATTACTGGATAAGAATAGCACTTTATATACTTGTTTCTATTTGTGTTGGATCCCTCTATTATGATATTGGCACTAGCTACTCTTCAATCTGGGCTCGAGGATCTTGCTGTGGTTTTGTAACAGGCTTTATGACATTCATGTCCATTGGAGGCTTCCCATCCTTCACTGAAGAAATGAAGGTAACCAATCTTACTTTTCTGGGATAAATACGAGGTGAAATTATTATACACACATATAAATTCACCCTGGCTTCTTAGAAGGCATGCCATTCTCTGTGCTTTTGATATTAATTTCTTTGGCCTTGAAACACAGGTTTTCCATCGAGAGAGACTCAATGGGCACTATGGAAATGCAGTGTTTATCCTTTCCAACTTCCTCTCTTCACTCCTTTTCTTGGTTGCTTTGACGCTTGCTAGTGGGACTATCACAACTTATATGGTGAAATTTCGTCCTGAATTTTCATTCTATGTATTTTTCTGCCTCAATATGTTCAGTTGCATTGCCAACATAGAGAGCTGCATGATGGTTATAGCTTCATTGGTTCCTAACTACAAGATGGGAGTTGTGGTCGGGGCTGGAATGATTGTAAGAATACTGCATCTTAACATTTGATCTGCTTCTTaataatttcatcttcatcatttaTTTACCACCAATGTCATCCTTAACACAGTGAATGGTTTTGTATTCAGGGAATCATGATGCTAACCAGTGGGTTTTACCGATTTCTGCCTGATCTTCCTAAACCATTCTGGCGGTACCCATTTTCATACATCAATTACCTAGCATGGGCATTACAGGTAGGTCATGCATAACATATTAACATTTATGTACATAGATTATGCTAAATAAAAGATCAAAAGCAAAAGAAAATACAACACCACTTCAGATTTtgagccctttttttttttttttcattgctgGAAAGATGGTAACCTGCCAAGGCATAAAAGTTGGACATGATATTCATCCAACATTTGTGTATTTATTTTCAGATCATATAGGAACTGCAAGCTTCACCAAGTGGAAAGAGATTCAAAGAAATTTTATGACTTTTCCCCTAAAAACTGCTAAGGCTTTATAGGGGTGTTTGGGGTTGCTTGTGAAAATTACTGACTTATGATTTGAGAAACTgattttttcttaaataactCAAATAAGAATAAGTaacttatttaaatttaaacttgcaTATGTCACTTCCATAACTAATCCCATAATGCACTTGAGACCAAGCCCCGAGTAAGACAAAACCAAAGCATGTTTTCACATGGAACGATTTAAATCCGTTGCTGTTATGATGTGAATGCAGGGAGCTCACAAGAACAACTTGATCGGGCTTGAGTTTGATCCTCTAGTTCCTGGTGAACCCAAAGTTAAGGGGGATGTTATCATCACAACTATGTTTGGAGTCAAGTTGAATCACTCAAAATGGTGGGACTTGTCTGTTGTTGTGATCAGCTTCATATCTTATAGAATTTTGTTCCTAGCAATTCTCAAGTTCAAGGAGGGAGTTTTGCCATGGTTTCGATGGCTTTACATCAAGCAGATTTTGGATCACCATGAGAAGAAACACTCTTTGTTCAGTGAGAAGACATATGTCCCTTCCAAGAGGCACCAAAATCTTCATCCATTGTCTGCTCAGGAGGGTCTCAACTCTCCTATTCCCTAGAGCTAGAACCAGCTAGCATACAACCATTACTGCAAGTTAAGAAGGCACAGCTTATGATCCAATGCAGCTATGTGATTACATGTggtgttaaaaaaatatttgatacTTTTTTTCTGTCTTTGGTTTCTTTTTTGTTGTCTTGCTTGTAAACTTGCATTATGATTATGATAATCTAATCTATCACAAGCGGCTAACAAGTAGTAATTGTTGGTGTGATCTTGACATACTCAAGAGCCGAGCAAGGATGGTGTAAACCCTTAGGTAGTGTTTGGTTGAAAAGAATAGGATGAAATTAATCTTTGCAATTTTACAAAATCGTCAtacaaattttcatttcatttcactttcaATCTATTCCATTTTAGTGAACCAAACATAGTATTGTATCATATTTGGGGGTTTGAGTTTTGGAACTTGGATTTGGACTTGTAGATTCAAGCTAGATGAAGTACAAAATTTGTATTTTGTCTTAATCCACAAGTCAAAACTAaggaaaaaaatttctttatttcCTTCTCCCCCAATCACATGGAATAATAGGTATATATAAAAAATCTAATTTGGGTTGTCCCTTGTATCAAGGGATTTACAATCAAGACCTTGATACGAGGGATTTACAATTATGATTTTTCCTAAAATCTCTCTAATTAACAACAATTCACACCAACACTCTCTCTCAAGTTGGTGCATACAGGTCTCGCATGCCCAACTTGTTAAGTGAGTTGTAAAAGATTTTGCTACATACAACTTTTGTAAGTACATTTGCCAACTGGTCTTTAGACTCAACAAAAGGAAATCGAATTGTCTTGTTCTCAAGATTTTGTTTGATGAAATGtcggtccacttccacatgtttagttcgGTCATTTTGGACAGTATTGTGTGAGATATCAATTGCGGCCTTATTATCACAGAACAGGTCCATCTCATAATTAGGGGCAAAACCTATTTTAGTTAGTAGTCTTTTAAGCCAAAGAAGTTCACAAAGACCTTTAACCATTCCATAGAACTCAGCTTCAGCACTTGATAAagccaccacattttgtttcttacttcTCCAAGTTAGAAGATTCCCACCAACAAACATGAAGTACCGCGAGGTGGATTTTAGATATGATATATTTCCTGCCTAGTCTGCATCTATATATCCCTCGACTTTGAGGTGTCTGTTTTTTGAGAACATAAGCCCTTTCCTTGGAGATGACTTTAAGTATCAAAGAATTCTAAGCACCGCATCCATGTGATCCTCACTTGGACAATGTATGAATTGACTTACTACACTTACCGCATAAGCAATATTAAGGCAAGTATGTGATAGATAAATGACCTTTCCGACTATCCTCTGGTACCTTTCTTTATTTGTTGGCATGTGGTATGGTGATTCTCCTAGTTTATGGTTTTGAACAATTGGTGTGTCTGCAGGTTTGCATTCTAGTAGTCCCACCTCAGATAGAAGGTCTTGATCTAACAACCTCAATTCTCAGGAAGTATTTCAATCCTCCCAAAATTTTCATTTCGAACTCAGTTGCCAATCGCTCTTGGAGTCTCGATATTTCTTATAGATCATCTCTTGTAATAatcatgtcatctacataaattATTAGAGATGTGACCTTACCTTGTTGATGCTTTAAAAAAAGTGTACGATCTACGTTGCTTTATTGATAGCCATATTTCTTCATTTCCAAACTGAATCacccaaaccatgctctaggtgattgtttcaagcCATACAATGCTTGTTGTAATTTGCACACCACCTTAACTTCGAGAGTTGCTGTATAGCCTGGTGGAACATCCATGTAGACCTCCTCCGCTAGATCTTCATGGAGAAAGGCATTTTTTACATCAAATTGGTGCAATGGCCAATCAAGGTTTGTGGCAAGGGATAATAATACTCTAACCAACTTCAATTTTGCTACCGACGAGAAGGTCTCTTGGTAGTCTACACCATATGTCTAGGTGTAACCTTTTGTTGCTAGTCTTGCTTTGTATCGATCAATCGAACCATTTGCTTTGTGCTTAATGGAGAACACCCATTTACACCCTACCATCTTCTTTCCTTTGGGCAAAGGAACAAgagtcaaattttattttttttgcagtGCCTTCATGTCTTCCTTCACAGTTTGGGTCTACTTAGGATTTGTCAGAGCATCATGAATATTGGTGGGAACACTACCCAAGGAGAGTTCAAGTACGAATTTACTGAGTGGTTCGGAAAGCTTTTTTGTAGACACATAGTTGGCGATTGGATACTTTGAGTTTTGTCCTACAATGTCCAGATAGTATCtatttggtggttttccaaattATGCCTAAAAGGTAAAGTGTAGCCAACATGGATATTTTTATCATTAGAGTTTGAAGGTCTAGGAGTGTTTACCTCAGGGATATTATCAAGAGATGGGTCTTCGGGTACTATGTCGTGAGGGGGGTTTTCTATTTCAGCTTCAGCTTTAGGCGATGTAGAAATATCTCTGGAACCTATATATGCTTCTGAACTCACACCTTTTTCTATATTGGGTTCCTCATTGACATACATTTTAGTGTTGTGTTCACTGGGCAGTCAAAACTCAGCCAATTTGGCTCGTCATTACTGATCTCCCCCTAACGAGAAGAAATGGGTAAGGAGGAAGAGCAAAATATCTTGGACTCCAAAAAAGTGACATCCACGGTCAAATGGGTGTGTTTGGTGGTCAGATCATAGCATCAATACCCATTTTGGTGTACTCCATATCCTAAGAAGAGGCATCAAATGGCACACAGTAGTTTCGTGCGCTGATTTTTATGAAGGTGGACAAATGTGACACATCCGAAAATTCAACGAGGAAGCATCAATAACATAGGTAAGGGAGTATATGTAGATAGGGTCTGTAATGGAGTCTTGAAATTCAAGATTTTGGAAGGCATTTGATTGAGGAGATGAACAACCGTAGCAACAGCATCATTCCAATGGTGACTAGGCACATGAGCCCAAAGTAATAGGGCCTGAGCAGTTTCAAGAATATGGCAattctttctctcaacaacaccattctgttgagaAGTTTGTGTGCAAGAGGTTTCATGGCTAAGGCCATGATTGTAGCACCCCAAATCCTTAAACCcgagtccggtgcgttatacctgatcatatcctcataaatcatattccaaaacatacgcagcggaaaaacatgatcataatctctatataacataatatcagagtttactaattctaactataatctataataaatcatccaacacctgcatttccataaatttacataattttcaaaataattcatTATTTTCACAATTATTCCTTATTCAATAGCCtcaaaacataaagatataaaacttaaatatttactttctacaaaaacatcattaaaatgtttataccctttttctttatatctcccaataatgctataaaaatctcgagctctctaagctcgatctcgaaggaaatcctaaaaaaaaaatacattcatattcgggtgagacatatctcagtaagggaagaaaccatatattaaaacgtgtgtggccaacatgagtttatatataacataatatttaacatttgaaaatccttaacataaatTCCGAAATCATTccttgatcctaatcaaacacatgcaaatgtttaactcacgagatttcctaaggataggggtgattatccgcccatacaagtaacacccctatgctctgatacttaggtaaggtcacaattaaaacatatcagagcactcactttactcagtaagccctcaagtggtagattgatctcgtactcacacattcaacaataatttatcggcaaaggccctaaggatagggaaatctacctgcccatacaagtaggttccctctgccctagtacgttatgtagctactgccacatctaaagctactagtacactcgccttactcagcaagccctcaagagaaaggtacacctcgcccaatcgtaacatgttctacatacatacatacttctaatatcataatacatcattcttttctgtcattatacattcatgcacattcattcctatttATAACTTAACGTTGCATTTTGTTTccctttaagtgactctttctcatttacatcatttacctttgtcatttcatttcattgccatttcatcgtcatttcattgcataacattttatttcattacttcgtactacagctggtctttagtaATCATCAGTTAATTTATGTAGAAAcgtgttagatctgctaacacagctccttttagctgtcatcagttagtctacacagaagtgtgctagatctgctaacatggctgtctttcagctgttttacatttacatggttgcatttaacatgcacaggcaatattgtccatatcatattttattttcattggtttacttacttagcttgcatctcatacatttaacatatatttgcacagaatctcatgccacacagtttaacagtaaaattcatacattgcctgtaaaataagccaaccaatatttaatgtttatacaCTAAAAAtgcctttcatttcttacttaattatcctaaaaatatttctcactttcatcagttcattttcgtatatacatatctaataaacaaccctaaactcgaagaaaatataatttaaatggttggaattttactcataccgaaacatatacacgtacatataacacaatttatttttccattaaattcataaaaattttgatttaatatatatttttccccttacctggtttcttgaactacgccaatagggactctgaaaaatacctgcggcgctcacccggaccctgaaattaaattcctaattctaataaattattcttgaataaaatattatttaatacttcctagggccataattcctaaataaataataatatctttaaatttagccaaattaccaaatttcccaaattcgactctcgctttggagtagggcctagaaaatcccaattgaaaaattacttacgtcaaaatgacggtgacgacgactaggaccccgtggtggtgtccgttcgtcgatttaaccacatattaacagcaaaattgagaaaataggaaaaaattacctttccctaggagcaatacctaagccgttcccatgaaaaatttgctctaatagaaatgtcggcagcggaaccaggaatccaatggCACATTCTGTTCCCCGATCCGTCCCAAACTCACTAAGAaattgagaaagagagagacggagacggaagTGGTTGCGCGTGCGCAGGAAAATTTCACCGAGGGGGGGGGGCCGCCGCCTGATGTCTCCTCTTTctgcttctttcttcttcttccttcttctttcttctttcttttttttatcttcattctgtcagtaactttatatatatatatatatatata
This region includes:
- the LOC131148779 gene encoding ABC transporter G family member 15-like, which encodes MEIELNHGSSGSGDGGFSLGRREEGEDMYLVWEELSAVVVARSSCGGIFHKRLLNGLSGYAHPGTLLAIMGPSGSGKSTLLNSLAGRQSGNVMVTGNILLNGKKRRLDYGVAAYVTQEDTLLGTLTVKETIAYSAHLRLPTTMTREEVNKTVNEVIQEMGLQDCADLLIGNWHLRGISGGEKRRLSIALEILTKPNLLFLDEPTSGLDAASAFFVIQILRNVAFNGRTVILSIHQPSSEVFELFDNLFLLAGGETVYFGGAKMALQFFAETGFPCPSRRNPSDHFLRFINSDFDNVTITSNEPFMISEIEKSSGSVMNLATANIKAMLIEQYKCSQYATRSKERIQEILTIDGLVTETKAGSQARWWKQLLTLTRRSFVNMHRDLGYYWIRIALYILVSICVGSLYYDIGTSYSSIWARGSCCGFVTGFMTFMSIGGFPSFTEEMKVFHRERLNGHYGNAVFILSNFLSSLLFLVALTLASGTITTYMVKFRPEFSFYVFFCLNMFSCIANIESCMMVIASLVPNYKMGVVVGAGMIGIMMLTSGFYRFLPDLPKPFWRYPFSYINYLAWALQGAHKNNLIGLEFDPLVPGEPKVKGDVIITTMFGVKLNHSKWWDLSVVVISFISYRILFLAILKFKEGVLPWFRWLYIKQILDHHEKKHSLFSEKTYVPSKRHQNLHPLSAQEGLNSPIP